One genomic segment of Coraliomargarita parva includes these proteins:
- a CDS encoding carbohydrate kinase family protein, producing the protein MKKNDLERSGILSVGAFAIDYIKRVDRIPAPGSVARIQQEKICNGGHAYNLLVDLVRLGADFPLNAVGWVGHDVDGRAVQEDCAAHHINTHSLRVSKVEHSSYNDVMVDSETGELSSLNRMGAHSRLKLKDVPVEETKSRFLYLGPILGLGELDGEHKQSGSQAAELLRLSQKAGMETAVSIVPMAAEAERALAALRYVDYLFLNESGLEILSGVRMRYRSGLDQHALHDAARMLQDRGVRGAVVLRVEEGGVYLPRAGEPVFMPRVHLPRKRIVGLNGGDSAFTAGVLYGLHERLSMEEALQLGLGAAAACSMDLKTSGGVRSVSKCLEIYKQYQGSMVADLVGSGLL; encoded by the coding sequence ATGAAAAAAAACGATTTAGAACGATCCGGTATCCTGTCGGTAGGTGCCTTTGCGATTGATTACATTAAACGGGTCGACCGTATACCGGCGCCGGGCAGCGTGGCTCGCATTCAACAAGAGAAGATCTGCAACGGAGGTCACGCCTACAATCTGCTGGTCGACCTCGTTCGCTTGGGCGCGGATTTTCCGCTTAATGCCGTCGGCTGGGTCGGTCACGATGTGGATGGGCGCGCCGTGCAGGAAGATTGTGCCGCCCATCACATTAACACGCACAGCCTCCGTGTGTCCAAAGTGGAGCATAGCAGCTACAATGACGTCATGGTGGATTCGGAGACGGGCGAGCTCAGTTCCCTGAATCGTATGGGTGCCCATTCCCGGCTGAAGCTGAAGGATGTGCCGGTTGAAGAAACGAAGTCCCGTTTTCTATACCTCGGGCCGATTCTTGGGCTGGGTGAACTGGACGGGGAGCATAAGCAATCCGGCAGCCAGGCTGCGGAATTGCTCCGCCTGTCCCAGAAGGCCGGCATGGAAACGGCGGTATCGATCGTCCCGATGGCGGCTGAAGCGGAGCGGGCGCTGGCAGCGCTTCGCTATGTGGACTACTTGTTTCTCAATGAGAGCGGACTTGAGATCCTCTCCGGTGTCCGTATGCGGTATCGGAGTGGTCTGGACCAGCATGCGCTGCACGATGCAGCCAGGATGCTGCAGGATCGGGGAGTCCGTGGTGCCGTAGTGCTCCGGGTCGAAGAAGGCGGCGTATACCTGCCTCGAGCGGGAGAGCCCGTATTCATGCCGCGCGTGCATTTGCCGCGCAAACGTATCGTCGGCCTGAACGGGGGCGATTCCGCCTTCACAGCAGGCGTGCTCTATGGACTACATGAACGGTTGTCGATGGAGGAAGCCCTGCAGCTGGGCCTCGGGGCGGCGGCAGCGTGTTCGATGGATCTTAAAACATCGGGTGGGGTTCGATCCGTGTCAAAATGCCTGGAGATATAC
- a CDS encoding helix-turn-helix transcriptional regulator, whose protein sequence is MQNAPDTDKTAPPRPSRATHSPPLAPKGQPAEYLRPLRHMMGQLEQPPNLFNGLMIAESPAPDNIIIFERTDTASFRPTGVSNNFHHRFVLVCVLEGGGPGRIGNYTHQFEPGDCALIFPNQFHHFMDVEAQSLHWLFITFEIPQAKALQALLDNPRQLDAEGVILLQNTLIPYFEQKKNRPDALEIAYHLSRFLRYMPSLPRLPTERFKLNSSDNLRNSILERINSYVREHLTDAPTLADLADALGYSVSHLRAVFRDHLGVSLGLYIRESRLSEAAKLLQESNLSVTEISEKTGFDSLFAFSRAFKKAYGIPPKAYSQKVGRSHEAGKSTSTQSSF, encoded by the coding sequence ATGCAAAACGCGCCAGACACAGACAAAACAGCCCCTCCCCGTCCAAGCCGGGCGACGCATTCGCCCCCACTGGCACCAAAGGGACAACCGGCGGAGTATTTGCGCCCCCTCCGCCATATGATGGGACAGTTGGAGCAGCCGCCCAATCTCTTCAATGGTTTGATGATCGCGGAATCCCCCGCCCCTGACAACATCATCATATTCGAGCGCACGGACACGGCATCCTTCCGGCCGACAGGCGTGAGCAACAACTTCCACCACCGCTTCGTTTTGGTCTGCGTGCTGGAGGGCGGCGGCCCGGGACGCATCGGCAACTACACCCATCAATTCGAACCCGGCGATTGCGCGCTGATTTTCCCGAACCAGTTCCACCATTTCATGGATGTTGAGGCCCAGTCCCTGCATTGGCTTTTCATCACATTTGAAATCCCCCAAGCCAAGGCGCTCCAAGCCCTGCTGGACAATCCCCGGCAACTGGATGCCGAGGGCGTGATCCTGCTTCAAAACACGCTCATCCCCTACTTCGAACAAAAGAAGAACCGGCCGGATGCGCTGGAAATCGCCTATCACCTGTCCCGCTTCCTCCGATACATGCCGAGCCTGCCGAGACTACCGACAGAGCGCTTCAAGCTCAACAGCTCCGACAACTTGCGTAACAGCATCCTGGAACGCATCAACAGCTATGTCCGGGAGCATCTGACCGATGCGCCGACTCTAGCCGACCTGGCCGATGCATTGGGCTATTCCGTCAGCCACCTGCGCGCGGTTTTCCGTGACCATCTGGGCGTCAGCCTCGGCCTTTACATCAGGGAATCACGCCTGTCCGAGGCAGCCAAACTACTGCAAGAATCCAATCTGAGCGTGACCGAAATTTCCGAAAAAACCGGCTTTGACTCGCTCTTCGCATTCTCCCGGGCCTTCAAAAAGGCTTACGGCATCCCCCCCAAAGCCTACAGCCAAAAAGTCGGCCGTAGCCACGAGGCAGGGAAGTCGACTTCGACTCAGTCAAGCTTCTAG
- a CDS encoding HAD-IIA family hydrolase, which translates to MKLGFLIDMDGVIYKGSQLIAGAAEVINRLVKQDIPFCFITNNSQKTRRDVALKLRKMGIYVEDRHIFTCAMATARFLASQKPEGTAFVIGEGGLNLALHTNGYSITEDHPDYVVVGEGRVINFENLEKATQLVHAGAKLIATNLDSNCPIENSIRPGCGAIVRLIEEATGAKAFSVGKPSSVMMRLARKQMGIDTEHTVMVGDTMYTDILGGVEMGYQTVLVLSGGTTEEEINHYSYRPNHVIPSIAELPSLYPEIFEDTYQKPAKSTPRKKLEEPLVTVS; encoded by the coding sequence ATGAAGTTAGGATTTTTGATAGACATGGATGGGGTCATTTACAAGGGCTCCCAACTCATCGCCGGTGCTGCTGAAGTGATCAATCGGCTTGTGAAGCAGGACATCCCGTTTTGCTTCATTACAAATAACAGTCAAAAGACTCGACGTGATGTTGCCTTGAAGTTGAGGAAGATGGGGATCTACGTCGAAGATCGCCATATTTTTACATGTGCAATGGCGACGGCGCGCTTCCTTGCCTCTCAAAAACCTGAAGGCACAGCCTTTGTGATTGGAGAAGGCGGATTGAATCTAGCGCTGCATACGAACGGCTACTCGATCACGGAGGATCATCCTGACTACGTGGTGGTTGGAGAGGGGCGTGTGATTAATTTTGAAAATTTGGAGAAGGCGACGCAGCTCGTTCATGCAGGTGCCAAGCTGATCGCAACTAACCTCGACAGTAATTGTCCGATTGAAAATAGCATCCGCCCAGGCTGCGGTGCAATTGTTCGCCTGATCGAAGAAGCGACCGGCGCGAAGGCATTCTCGGTGGGGAAGCCCAGTAGTGTCATGATGCGCCTAGCTCGTAAGCAAATGGGAATCGACACCGAGCATACTGTGATGGTGGGCGACACCATGTATACGGATATTCTTGGTGGGGTTGAGATGGGTTATCAGACGGTATTGGTGCTCTCCGGGGGCACGACAGAGGAAGAAATCAATCACTACTCTTACCGTCCGAATCATGTTATTCCTAGTATTGCCGAGCTGCCTTCGCTCTATCCGGAAATCTTTGAGGATACGTATCAGAAGCCAGCGAAATCAACGCCGAGAAAGAAATTGGAAGAACCGCTGGTCACTGTGAGCTAG
- a CDS encoding helix-turn-helix transcriptional regulator, producing MGSYNLNIEFPRSLPDPKSYYSGVDDPTRPRTRNVILFMRTDRESLQQRDFANRSHHRYVLILVLKTSGDVIIDGNELHLHEGEGVLIRPFQFHHYINLEQDDLRWLFITFDLDGGSGCLPEFDGCVLQPDRPSLALWSEIAHTWSLQDRSKRPMVIPMLDLLLLQLAGKQLKHSSSQTKHEKPSWIAQIEALLIESIYEDRTLDDIANQLGISARRLRTLFEQNTGVTMRRYRANYQLHRAMALMSDSRQSIANIAERCGFRSPSVFTRFIQRETGIAPSALQARLAGERI from the coding sequence ATGGGGAGTTATAACCTGAACATTGAATTTCCGAGAAGCCTACCGGACCCGAAGAGCTACTACTCCGGAGTCGATGATCCCACAAGACCGCGCACTCGCAATGTCATCCTGTTCATGCGGACCGATCGCGAAAGCCTACAACAACGGGATTTCGCGAATCGCTCTCACCATCGCTATGTATTGATCCTAGTCTTAAAGACTTCCGGGGACGTCATCATCGATGGCAACGAATTACATTTGCACGAAGGCGAAGGGGTGCTGATTCGCCCATTCCAGTTTCATCATTACATTAACCTGGAACAAGACGACTTGCGCTGGCTCTTCATCACATTCGACTTGGACGGCGGAAGCGGTTGCTTACCGGAATTCGACGGATGCGTGCTTCAACCGGATCGCCCCAGCCTAGCCCTTTGGAGCGAAATTGCCCATACATGGAGCCTCCAAGACAGAAGCAAGCGGCCCATGGTCATCCCGATGCTGGACCTACTACTCCTCCAATTAGCAGGGAAACAGCTCAAACATAGCAGCTCTCAAACGAAGCACGAAAAGCCGTCGTGGATTGCACAGATTGAAGCCTTGCTCATTGAGTCTATTTACGAAGATCGAACTTTGGATGATATAGCGAACCAGCTAGGAATCTCAGCCAGGCGCCTACGCACGCTCTTCGAACAAAACACCGGAGTCACCATGCGGCGCTACCGTGCAAACTATCAGCTTCACCGTGCGATGGCACTCATGAGTGACTCCCGCCAAAGCATAGCCAATATTGCCGAACGCTGCGGCTTCCGCTCCCCTTCAGTATTCACACGATTTATTCAACGTGAAACCGGAATCGCTCCCAGCGCCCTACAAGCTCGTTTGGCAGGAGAGCGAATCTAA
- the ruvX gene encoding Holliday junction resolvase RuvX gives MNYLGIDWGEKRIGLAYADELGIAMPLPAAVQASKKERYRHIEQMIQQRRIQALVVGYPLNMDGSVGFKAREVDAFIEEISKRFKLPVHRVDERLSSHSVEQGYKGSRKKPDRKSGEIDSKAAALILQDFVEEQSMNS, from the coding sequence TTGAATTATCTCGGCATAGATTGGGGCGAAAAGCGCATCGGTTTGGCCTATGCGGACGAGCTCGGTATCGCCATGCCCTTACCGGCGGCGGTGCAGGCTTCCAAAAAGGAGCGCTACCGGCATATCGAGCAGATGATCCAGCAGCGTCGCATCCAGGCCTTGGTGGTCGGCTATCCGCTGAATATGGACGGCAGCGTCGGCTTCAAGGCCCGGGAAGTGGACGCCTTTATCGAGGAAATCAGCAAGCGCTTTAAATTGCCGGTCCACCGTGTCGACGAGCGTTTGTCCAGTCATAGTGTGGAGCAAGGCTACAAGGGCAGCCGGAAAAAGCCCGACCGCAAGTCCGGGGAGATCGATTCCAAGGCCGCCGCGCTCATTCTCCAGGACTTTGTCGAAGAACAAAGCATGAATTCCTGA
- a CDS encoding mannose-1-phosphate guanylyltransferase: MAKRYVVIMAGGRGERFWPESRLARPKQLLPIVGEKAMLAQTVDRLKGLVEPDAVFVITNAEQRDAVLEVCPELDPAKVIGEPMGRDTAAAVGLATVLVRRESPDAVFAMLPADAVIHDAAGLRSTLESAFQVAEAQPVLATIGITASFPATGYGYIQQGDPLGDFAGRTVFQVKRFVEKPDQSTAEGYLAAGGYFWNAGMFVWSVPSIVAELEKSTPSLWTALQAIDQGLKAGEGLDPLLATHYPALEKISVDYAIIEKAANVVMVESGFDWDDVGEWPAVARHYPEDASGNVVRGLAELEDASGNIVYSRDSGHLVALLGVQDLIVVKTGDATLVCHKDKAQEIKALVKKVGAQAALKHLI; the protein is encoded by the coding sequence ATGGCGAAAAGATATGTTGTGATCATGGCCGGCGGGCGCGGCGAGCGCTTCTGGCCGGAGAGCCGTTTGGCGCGACCCAAGCAACTCCTTCCCATTGTCGGGGAGAAAGCCATGTTGGCGCAGACCGTGGACCGCTTGAAGGGCCTGGTGGAGCCGGACGCGGTCTTTGTCATTACCAATGCCGAGCAGCGTGACGCCGTACTGGAAGTCTGTCCCGAACTGGATCCCGCGAAGGTCATTGGTGAACCGATGGGGCGGGATACCGCCGCCGCGGTCGGGCTGGCCACGGTCCTGGTGCGGCGCGAGTCGCCCGACGCGGTCTTTGCCATGCTGCCGGCTGATGCCGTGATTCACGATGCCGCGGGGCTGCGGTCCACTTTGGAGAGTGCCTTTCAGGTGGCGGAAGCCCAACCGGTACTCGCTACGATCGGCATCACGGCCAGCTTTCCGGCGACCGGCTACGGCTATATCCAGCAGGGAGACCCCCTGGGGGATTTTGCCGGACGCACGGTCTTTCAGGTCAAGCGTTTCGTCGAGAAGCCGGACCAATCCACCGCCGAGGGCTATCTGGCTGCCGGTGGCTACTTTTGGAATGCCGGAATGTTTGTCTGGTCCGTTCCGAGCATTGTCGCGGAATTGGAGAAAAGTACGCCTTCGCTATGGACGGCCTTGCAGGCGATTGACCAGGGGCTGAAAGCCGGCGAAGGCCTGGATCCGCTCCTGGCGACCCATTACCCGGCGCTCGAGAAAATCTCCGTGGACTACGCCATCATTGAGAAAGCGGCCAATGTGGTGATGGTCGAATCCGGCTTTGACTGGGATGACGTGGGCGAGTGGCCTGCGGTCGCCCGCCATTATCCAGAGGATGCATCCGGCAACGTTGTGCGCGGTCTCGCCGAGCTCGAGGATGCCAGCGGCAATATCGTCTATTCCCGCGACTCCGGCCATTTGGTCGCCTTGCTCGGGGTGCAGGACCTCATCGTGGTGAAAACCGGCGATGCCACCCTGGTCTGCCACAAGGACAAGGCCCAGGAAATCAAGGCATTGGTCAAAAAGGTCGGGGCTCAGGCCGCATTGAAACACTTGATTTGA
- the galK gene encoding galactokinase, giving the protein MSTEAVLKYYKQTFGGDPEQLAFAPGRIEFIGNHTDYNAGLVMGVAVAEGITVAVGRRKDRFMHFVSDGGEAVALPLDSLSPVSGLASWTNYPAGVTKVLLEAGMEMPVGYNMSITSTLPAGAGMSSSAAFELATAYALSAIYGYETDKAGFARIGKKAENEFVGMPCGILDQGVSAFGQADHIVRIDCSSDLFSLSAMPAGAHFWIFNSNKKHSLVDSAYADRHRECHEALAILQKAYPEVKNLSEVSEAQLRSQESELGDLLFRRALHIVGENDRVRAVESALLANNLDAVGKALSASHESSRVNFENSTKELDFLAVQLQQQAHVYGARLTGGGFGGAVMALTDDKFGAEHAAVIEAAYQAEFGIEASIFHTRAGDGAQTL; this is encoded by the coding sequence ATGTCCACAGAAGCAGTTCTTAAGTATTACAAGCAAACCTTTGGCGGGGATCCGGAGCAATTGGCCTTCGCTCCGGGGCGCATTGAATTCATCGGCAACCACACCGACTACAACGCCGGCCTGGTGATGGGGGTTGCCGTCGCGGAAGGCATCACAGTCGCGGTGGGGCGTCGCAAGGACCGCTTCATGCACTTTGTCAGTGACGGGGGCGAGGCGGTCGCACTCCCGCTCGACAGCTTGAGCCCTGTCTCGGGGCTGGCGTCCTGGACGAATTATCCTGCGGGGGTGACGAAGGTCCTGCTGGAGGCAGGGATGGAAATGCCGGTTGGCTATAACATGTCGATCACCAGTACCTTGCCGGCTGGGGCGGGAATGAGCAGCAGCGCCGCCTTTGAACTGGCGACCGCATATGCACTGTCTGCGATTTACGGCTATGAGACGGACAAGGCCGGCTTTGCCCGGATTGGCAAGAAGGCGGAAAACGAATTCGTGGGCATGCCTTGTGGAATCCTGGATCAGGGGGTTTCCGCATTTGGGCAGGCCGACCATATCGTGCGTATCGACTGCTCCAGCGATTTGTTCTCACTGTCGGCCATGCCGGCCGGCGCGCATTTCTGGATCTTTAATTCCAACAAGAAGCACTCCCTGGTGGATTCGGCCTATGCGGACCGCCACCGTGAGTGCCATGAGGCGCTGGCGATTCTCCAAAAAGCCTATCCGGAAGTGAAGAACCTGTCCGAGGTGTCCGAAGCCCAGCTGCGTTCCCAGGAAAGTGAACTCGGCGACCTGCTCTTCCGTCGCGCCCTTCATATTGTCGGTGAGAACGACCGGGTACGGGCCGTGGAATCGGCACTTCTGGCCAATAATTTGGACGCGGTTGGAAAGGCGCTTTCCGCCTCCCATGAAAGCTCCCGCGTGAATTTCGAGAACAGCACCAAGGAACTGGATTTCCTGGCCGTGCAGCTGCAGCAACAGGCCCACGTCTACGGTGCCCGCCTCACTGGAGGTGGTTTTGGTGGGGCTGTCATGGCCTTGACCGACGACAAGTTTGGGGCGGAGCACGCCGCTGTCATCGAGGCAGCCTATCAGGCAGAGTTTGGGATCGAAGCCAGTATCTTCCACACCCGTGCCGGCGACGGTGCCCAGACCTTGTAG
- a CDS encoding glutamine--tRNA ligase/YqeY domain fusion protein yields the protein MSEAKERPNDFIRQMVAADVAAGKHGGRVQTRFPPEPNGYLQIGHAKAICLNFEIAREFGGKCNLRFDDTNPEKESDEFVQSIQRDINWLGYQWDKLCYASDYFEQLFQWAVQLIESGDAYVDDLSFEEMREYRGSITEAGKHSPYRDRPVAESLDLFQRMRAGEFEDGAKVLRAKIDMAHPNMNMRDPVMYRIKRMHHHRVGDAWCIYPSYDFTHGQSDSLEEVTHSLCSLEFEDHRPLYDWFIEKLGIFPSKQTEFSRLNMTYTVVSKRKLRALVEGDYVDGWDDPRMPTLSGMRRRGYPPAAVRNFCEKVGITKVPSTSDIALLEHAVRDELNRIAGRRMAVLDPLEIELTNWSEGEVLELDGINNPEDASAGTRKIPFGKRIFIEQEDFREEANRKFFRLKKGGEVRLRHAYIIKCDEVIKDADGKIVKLLCSVDLDTLNKNPEDRKVKGVIHWVSADHALEAKVRMFDRLFSVEKPEADKDRDFLEFVNPESLTETTALCEPSLAELPVGETCQFERIGYFCPDNKLSAPGAPVFNRTVALRDSWGKAGN from the coding sequence ATGTCAGAAGCCAAAGAGAGACCGAACGATTTCATCCGTCAGATGGTAGCCGCCGATGTGGCTGCCGGGAAGCATGGCGGGCGCGTGCAGACGCGTTTCCCCCCGGAACCGAACGGTTATCTCCAGATCGGGCATGCCAAGGCGATCTGCCTGAATTTCGAGATTGCCCGGGAATTCGGCGGCAAGTGCAACCTGCGCTTCGACGACACGAACCCGGAAAAGGAGAGCGACGAATTCGTCCAGTCGATCCAGCGGGACATCAACTGGCTGGGCTACCAGTGGGATAAGCTTTGCTATGCCAGCGATTACTTTGAGCAACTTTTCCAGTGGGCGGTCCAACTCATCGAATCGGGAGATGCCTACGTGGACGATCTCAGCTTCGAGGAGATGCGTGAATACCGGGGCTCGATCACGGAAGCGGGCAAGCACAGTCCCTACCGGGACCGTCCGGTGGCCGAGAGCCTGGACCTCTTTCAACGGATGCGTGCGGGCGAGTTCGAGGATGGAGCCAAGGTGCTCCGCGCCAAGATCGACATGGCGCATCCCAACATGAACATGCGCGACCCTGTGATGTACCGGATCAAGCGTATGCACCACCACCGGGTGGGCGATGCCTGGTGCATCTATCCCAGCTACGACTTTACCCATGGGCAGAGTGACTCGTTGGAGGAAGTGACCCATTCCCTCTGTTCGCTCGAATTCGAGGATCACCGGCCCCTGTACGATTGGTTTATTGAGAAATTGGGCATTTTCCCGTCGAAGCAAACCGAGTTCTCCCGCCTGAACATGACTTATACGGTGGTCAGCAAGCGCAAGCTGCGGGCCCTCGTGGAAGGGGACTATGTCGATGGCTGGGATGATCCGCGGATGCCGACGCTTTCGGGCATGCGCCGTCGCGGCTATCCGCCGGCCGCCGTCCGTAATTTCTGCGAGAAGGTCGGGATCACCAAAGTGCCCTCCACCAGTGATATTGCGCTGCTGGAGCATGCGGTCCGCGACGAGTTGAACCGTATCGCCGGCCGGCGCATGGCGGTGCTGGACCCGCTCGAGATTGAATTGACGAATTGGTCCGAAGGCGAAGTGCTGGAACTGGACGGAATCAACAATCCGGAGGATGCGTCTGCCGGCACGCGCAAGATTCCCTTTGGCAAGCGGATTTTTATCGAACAGGAAGACTTCCGCGAGGAAGCCAACCGTAAATTCTTCCGTCTGAAGAAAGGCGGGGAAGTACGCCTTCGCCACGCCTACATCATCAAGTGTGATGAGGTGATCAAGGATGCGGACGGAAAGATCGTGAAACTGCTTTGTTCCGTCGATCTGGACACGCTCAACAAGAACCCGGAAGATCGTAAGGTTAAAGGGGTGATCCACTGGGTGAGTGCCGACCATGCCCTGGAGGCCAAGGTACGGATGTTTGACCGCCTGTTTTCGGTGGAAAAGCCCGAGGCCGACAAGGACCGGGACTTCCTCGAATTCGTGAATCCGGAATCTTTGACAGAGACGACTGCCCTCTGTGAACCAAGCCTTGCCGAGCTACCAGTCGGCGAAACCTGCCAGTTCGAGCGCATCGGATATTTTTGCCCGGACAATAAGTTGTCGGCTCCCGGTGCGCCGGTCTTTAACCGGACCGTAGCCTTGCGTGATTCATGGGGCAAGGCAGGCAATTAA
- a CDS encoding rhomboid family intramembrane serine protease: MLNCPNCRSALVHCQNEFGNVWHCGQCKGTALTVSLLRKLADGRTINQLWQLSRQNDYPRLRDCPGCNNRMEEVPLNLPVGLRRIDVCERCQFIWLDAGEWDDLPTIELPAPRTDPVREAPMELREKIALQRLRRMEEKAQEAKMKRRGGPEAWWQWIPGLLKLPVEEAQPTLGNKPVATWGLALLIFLISLLSLPQLAATVQAYGLIPAEPFRLAGLTLLSSFFLHAGLFHLLGNLYFLLVFGDNVEHFLGPLKFLFLVIGASLGGDLLHILLAQGSTIPCIGASGGISGVMAYYALKFPKARISFMLLPLPGAWLRLGARWMFLIWIAQQAFIIWQQSLGLSQVSGAAHIGGALVGLLTYFFGRLKEPEDAHSTRGSIFER; the protein is encoded by the coding sequence ATGCTGAACTGCCCGAATTGCCGAAGCGCCTTGGTGCATTGCCAGAATGAATTTGGCAATGTCTGGCACTGCGGCCAATGCAAGGGCACTGCACTCACGGTCTCGCTGCTTCGCAAACTCGCGGACGGACGGACCATCAACCAACTCTGGCAACTATCCCGCCAGAATGATTACCCTCGGCTGCGGGACTGCCCCGGATGCAACAACCGCATGGAGGAGGTCCCCCTCAATCTGCCCGTAGGGCTGCGCCGTATCGACGTCTGCGAGCGCTGCCAGTTCATCTGGCTGGATGCCGGGGAGTGGGACGACCTGCCGACCATTGAGCTCCCCGCCCCGCGCACCGACCCGGTCCGTGAGGCGCCGATGGAGCTCCGGGAGAAAATCGCCCTGCAACGTCTGCGCCGGATGGAGGAAAAGGCACAGGAGGCGAAAATGAAGCGTCGCGGGGGGCCCGAGGCCTGGTGGCAGTGGATCCCCGGATTACTCAAACTACCGGTCGAGGAAGCACAGCCGACCCTGGGTAACAAGCCCGTCGCCACCTGGGGCCTGGCCCTGCTGATCTTCCTAATCAGCCTGCTCAGCTTACCCCAACTCGCGGCCACCGTGCAAGCATATGGCCTGATTCCCGCGGAGCCTTTCCGACTGGCCGGGCTCACCCTGCTCAGCAGTTTTTTTCTCCACGCGGGCCTTTTTCACCTGCTGGGCAACCTCTACTTCCTCCTCGTCTTCGGCGACAACGTGGAGCATTTCCTCGGCCCCCTGAAGTTCTTATTTCTGGTGATCGGCGCAAGTCTAGGCGGGGACCTTCTCCACATCCTGTTGGCCCAGGGCTCCACCATCCCCTGCATCGGAGCCAGTGGCGGCATTTCGGGAGTCATGGCCTACTATGCGCTGAAATTCCCCAAAGCACGCATCTCCTTCATGCTCCTGCCACTCCCGGGGGCCTGGCTGCGCCTCGGTGCCCGATGGATGTTCCTCATCTGGATCGCCCAGCAGGCGTTCATTATCTGGCAACAGAGTCTGGGATTGAGCCAGGTATCCGGAGCCGCCCACATAGGCGGGGCACTGGTCGGCTTGCTGACCTACTTTTTCGGACGCCTCAAAGAGCCCGAAGATGCGCACTCCACCCGTGGATCGATCTTCGAGCGCTAG
- a CDS encoding cell division protein FtsZ, which produces MTTQTDSLFSQETGTTDLKIKIVGIGGAGTNAVDGLKLDDLGDVRLAAINTDAQALANSPIAEKLVIGRSVTRGLGAGGELEIGKQAAESDREAISRLVSGMDLIILVTGLGGGTGSAAAPVVAEVAARTDALVLAFVTLPFSFEGARRKRIAEESLGELRKMVHGVIPLPNDVLLQEGEEDTTVLNAFAVTDQWIGRGVNSICAMLLKTGLINQDFSSLRSVFQSRGGKTIFGTGMGSGENFVNAALEDLYLCPLLHMGDRPSRLDRILVNVIGGTDLGIAKINEIISQVSKRFGSREDIVFGAVIDEGRSQSVEICILGKAEMESAGAAEESEEPELMAGMGQAEAPEALNLATEIASEDEPPRVHKSKLRKQRKQPDLNQDEFTFIDMEAQRGYFEKTDRNLYKDEDLDVPTYLRKGIKIKLKA; this is translated from the coding sequence GTGACGACACAGACCGACAGTTTATTTAGCCAGGAGACCGGGACCACGGACTTGAAAATCAAGATCGTGGGGATCGGTGGCGCCGGCACCAATGCGGTGGACGGTCTCAAGCTGGATGATCTCGGGGACGTACGTTTGGCGGCAATCAACACCGATGCCCAGGCCTTGGCGAATTCGCCGATTGCCGAAAAGCTGGTGATTGGCCGGTCCGTGACCCGTGGCCTGGGTGCCGGAGGGGAGCTTGAGATTGGCAAGCAGGCGGCCGAGTCGGACCGCGAAGCGATTTCACGGCTGGTATCCGGAATGGATTTGATCATCCTGGTGACCGGATTGGGCGGGGGCACCGGGAGTGCCGCGGCGCCGGTCGTTGCGGAAGTTGCGGCCCGTACGGATGCCCTGGTCCTGGCCTTTGTCACGTTGCCCTTCAGCTTCGAGGGAGCCCGGCGCAAGCGGATCGCCGAAGAGAGTCTGGGCGAGTTGCGCAAGATGGTGCATGGCGTGATTCCGCTGCCCAACGACGTGCTCCTTCAGGAGGGCGAGGAAGACACCACGGTGCTCAATGCATTTGCCGTCACGGATCAATGGATCGGGCGCGGGGTCAATTCCATCTGTGCCATGCTCTTGAAAACCGGTCTGATCAACCAGGACTTCAGTTCCCTGCGTTCGGTGTTCCAGTCCCGGGGCGGAAAGACTATTTTCGGTACGGGCATGGGCAGTGGGGAGAACTTTGTGAATGCCGCTTTGGAGGACCTCTACCTCTGTCCGCTCCTGCATATGGGGGACCGGCCTTCCCGTCTGGACCGCATTCTCGTCAATGTGATCGGGGGCACGGACCTCGGTATCGCGAAGATCAATGAGATCATCTCGCAGGTCTCCAAGCGTTTCGGATCGCGCGAGGACATCGTCTTTGGTGCGGTGATTGATGAAGGCCGCAGCCAGAGCGTGGAGATCTGCATTCTGGGCAAGGCGGAGATGGAGTCAGCCGGTGCTGCCGAGGAGTCGGAGGAGCCGGAGTTGATGGCCGGCATGGGGCAGGCGGAAGCGCCGGAGGCCTTGAATCTGGCGACCGAAATCGCTTCCGAGGATGAGCCGCCACGGGTGCATAAGTCCAAGCTACGCAAGCAACGCAAGCAGCCGGACCTGAACCAGGATGAGTTTACCTTTATCGATATGGAAGCGCAGCGCGGCTATTTCGAGAAAACAGACCGCAACCTCTACAAGGACGAGGATCTGGATGTGCCGACCTACCTGCGCAAGGGGATCAAGATCAAGCTGAAGGCCTAG